Proteins encoded within one genomic window of Verrucomicrobiia bacterium:
- a CDS encoding DUF420 domain-containing protein — translation MDLSKFPPLNASLNATSGLLLLLGYAFIRQRAMKAHAMCMVAACCTTILFLGCYIYYHAHHGSEPYKGTGPMRTVYFGILISHTILAITILPLVIRSLYLGLTGNFVKHSRVARVTFPLWLYVSVTGVIIYWMLYRL, via the coding sequence ATGGACCTTTCCAAGTTCCCCCCGCTGAACGCCTCGCTGAATGCCACGAGCGGGCTTCTGCTTTTGCTTGGCTATGCGTTTATCCGTCAGAGGGCCATGAAAGCGCATGCCATGTGCATGGTGGCCGCGTGCTGCACTACGATCCTGTTTCTCGGCTGTTATATTTATTATCACGCGCATCATGGTTCCGAACCCTACAAAGGCACGGGCCCGATGCGCACGGTTTATTTCGGCATCCTGATTTCGCATACAATCCTCGCGATCACGATCCTCCCGCTGGTCATTCGCTCTCTCTATCTCGGGCTGACCGGAAATTTCGTCAAGCACAGCCGCGTCGCCCGCGTCACGTTTCCGCTCTGGCTTTACGTTTCCGTGACCGGCGTCATCATCTACTGGATGCTTTACCGACTTTAA
- a CDS encoding ABC transporter permease, whose translation MGKNNEILAVLSLWWREMKRFYRQPSRVVGALASPLLFWVLIGSGIGTSFRASSATGARAAQNYLEYFFPGTILMILLFTAIFSTISLIEDRREGFMQSVLVAPVSRGSMVLGKILGGTSLAVAQGVLFLLIAPFIGVRLSLGGWLEVFPVLVLTAFSMTGLGFIIAWRMQSIQGFHAIMNLFLMPLWLLSGALFPADGAPVWLQFVMKLNPLTYGMAALRYSLYQGAPGLGSLPSYGVSVAITAGFGVLLYAAATLAASKRTAESLP comes from the coding sequence ATGGGAAAAAATAACGAGATCCTTGCCGTGTTATCGCTTTGGTGGCGCGAGATGAAGCGCTTTTACCGCCAGCCCAGCCGCGTGGTGGGCGCGCTGGCGTCCCCGCTGCTTTTTTGGGTGCTCATCGGCTCGGGCATCGGCACGTCGTTCCGGGCTTCCAGCGCCACGGGCGCGCGCGCCGCGCAGAATTACCTGGAATATTTTTTCCCGGGTACTATTCTCATGATCCTTCTTTTCACCGCCATTTTTTCCACGATCTCGCTCATCGAAGACCGGCGTGAAGGCTTCATGCAGTCGGTGCTCGTGGCGCCCGTTTCCCGCGGCAGCATGGTGCTGGGAAAAATCCTGGGCGGGACAAGCCTTGCCGTGGCGCAGGGCGTGCTTTTTCTTTTGATCGCGCCTTTCATCGGCGTGCGCCTCAGCCTCGGCGGCTGGCTCGAAGTTTTTCCCGTTCTTGTTCTCACCGCCTTTTCTATGACGGGCCTGGGCTTCATCATTGCCTGGCGCATGCAGTCGATCCAAGGCTTCCATGCGATCATGAATCTTTTCCTCATGCCGCTCTGGCTGCTGTCCGGCGCGCTTTTTCCCGCGGATGGCGCACCCGTGTGGCTGCAATTTGTCATGAAGCTTAATCCGCTGACTTACGGCATGGCCGCGCTGCGCTATTCTCTTTACCAAGGGGCGCCCGGCCTTGGATCGCTCCCGTCTTATGGCGTTTCTGTGGCGATCACCGCGGGTTTCGGCGTGCTTCTTTACGCGGCGGCCACGCTCGCGGCTTCCAAGCGTACCGCGGAAAGTCTGCCGTGA
- a CDS encoding ABC transporter ATP-binding protein codes for MKLTQENPEAGKTHMEQSAVSVRDLRHAYRSREALKGVSFEVRKGEIFGMLGPNGSGKTTLFRILSTLFPPSSGDAVVLGHSLAKDYAAVRQKIGVVFQAPSLDAKLTVRENLVHQALLYGFCGAELKRRCDKMLDQVGLRDRASEAVFRLSGGMKRRVELAKGLLHDPEIVLLDEPSTGLDPGARIDLWQYLRRLRDAGVTVLVTTHLMEEAEHCDRIAILNLGQIIRLGTPQALRQEIGGDVLVVRGPDLAALADQIRARFSVTCRVMDQELLIEHEQGARFVTSLVEAFPGRLESVTFRKPTLEDVFVHSTGHRFWNEVPEKETHGKK; via the coding sequence ATGAAACTGACGCAGGAAAACCCGGAAGCGGGAAAAACTCACATGGAACAGAGCGCGGTCAGCGTGCGGGACCTCCGGCATGCTTACCGCTCGCGCGAGGCCTTGAAAGGCGTAAGCTTCGAGGTCCGTAAAGGCGAGATCTTCGGCATGCTCGGCCCGAACGGCTCGGGCAAGACCACGCTTTTCAGGATTTTGTCCACGCTGTTCCCGCCCTCGTCCGGCGATGCCGTGGTGCTGGGCCATTCGCTGGCCAAAGATTACGCCGCGGTCCGGCAGAAGATCGGCGTCGTGTTCCAGGCACCGAGCCTCGACGCTAAGCTCACGGTGCGGGAAAACCTCGTGCATCAGGCGCTACTCTACGGTTTTTGCGGCGCGGAGCTCAAGCGGCGCTGCGACAAGATGCTCGACCAGGTCGGCCTTCGCGACCGTGCCTCAGAAGCTGTTTTCCGGCTCTCGGGCGGCATGAAGCGCCGCGTGGAATTGGCCAAGGGCCTTTTGCATGACCCGGAAATCGTTTTGCTGGACGAGCCTTCGACGGGCCTTGATCCGGGCGCGCGCATTGATTTGTGGCAGTATCTCCGCCGGCTTCGCGACGCGGGCGTCACGGTGCTGGTCACGACGCATCTCATGGAAGAGGCCGAACATTGCGACCGCATTGCCATCCTGAACCTCGGGCAGATCATCCGGCTCGGCACGCCGCAGGCCTTGCGGCAGGAAATCGGCGGCGACGTGCTCGTCGTGCGCGGGCCTGACCTTGCCGCGCTTGCGGACCAGATCCGCGCGCGCTTTTCCGTGACGTGCCGCGTCATGGACCAGGAGCTTTTGATCGAACACGAACAGGGTGCGCGTTTTGTCACGTCGCTGGTCGAGGCGTTTCCCGGCCGGCTGGAATCGGTCACGTTCCGTAAGCCTACGCTCGAAGACGTTTTCGTGCACAGCACCGGGCACCGCTTCTGGAACGAAGTGCCCGAAAAGGAAACCCATGGGAAAAAATAA
- a CDS encoding SCO family protein, whose amino-acid sequence MRPSPFVMRRFMAAVFLLPLAVISTFLLTRGWMQKTADSVFKALPVYQEITDFTLTDQQGNSFGREALLGKVWIADFIFTRCAGPCPVMTNQMKRLQDGLRHPDLALVSFTVDPERDSPEVLANYAGRFAAGPSWHFLTGDKKTLHDLSMRHFYLGVADVPPEEREAPDQSVTHSTKFALVDRAARVRGYYDGMDPQSFKNLLRDARQLLKNG is encoded by the coding sequence GTGAGGCCGTCTCCTTTCGTGATGCGGCGTTTCATGGCCGCGGTTTTTCTTTTGCCGCTGGCCGTAATCTCGACCTTCCTTCTGACCCGCGGCTGGATGCAAAAGACCGCGGACAGCGTGTTCAAGGCCCTTCCCGTTTACCAGGAAATCACGGATTTCACGCTGACCGACCAGCAGGGCAATTCTTTCGGCAGGGAAGCGCTTCTCGGGAAAGTCTGGATCGCGGATTTTATTTTCACGCGCTGCGCGGGTCCGTGCCCGGTCATGACCAATCAGATGAAGCGGCTGCAGGACGGGCTTCGGCATCCGGATCTCGCCCTGGTTTCTTTTACCGTGGATCCGGAGCGTGACTCGCCAGAAGTGCTGGCCAATTACGCGGGCCGCTTCGCGGCCGGTCCGTCCTGGCATTTTCTCACCGGCGACAAAAAAACCCTGCATGACCTTTCCATGCGCCATTTTTATCTGGGCGTCGCGGACGTTCCGCCGGAAGAACGCGAGGCGCCGGATCAATCGGTCACGCACAGCACCAAATTCGCCTTGGTCGACCGCGCGGCGCGGGTGCGCGGCTATTACGACGGCATGGACCCGCAATCCTTCAAGAATCTCCTGCGCGACGCGCGCCAGCTTTTGAAAAACGGCTGA